One genomic window of Glycine max cultivar Williams 82 chromosome 16, Glycine_max_v4.0, whole genome shotgun sequence includes the following:
- the LOC100791733 gene encoding silicon efflux transporter LSI3, translating to MALAPTSKVVLGSIAFAIFWVLAVFPAVPFLPIGRTAGSLLGAMLMVIFKVLSPDQAYAAIDLPILGLLFGTMAVTIFLERANMFKYLGKLLSWKSRGPKDLLCRICLISAISSAFFTNDTSCIVLTEFVLKIARQHNLPPYPFLLALATSANIGSSATPIGNPQNLVIAIQGKISFGRFLIGILPAMLVGVVVNVVFLIAMYWKVLSCPKDEEDPVSEVVVDEEVVSHQFSPARMSHFTSFNSQECNGSVELANSIQNSSQVHVMRDQSTPSESEVQMVHSGTKDFTTNSNASKEGTNDTKEETNPSKNVAIVVDKPIEALVILSSGEKDYMNKKWKRVLWKSCVYAITLVMLIAMLIGLNMAWTAIAAAITLVVLDFKDAGPSLDKVSYSLLVFFCGMFITVEGFKSTGIPSAMWDLMEPYSRIDHASETAILAIVILVLSNLASNVPTVLLLGARVAASAAAISKGDEERAWLILAWVSTIAGNFSLLGSAANLIVCEQARRAPNLGYTLTFWTHLKVGLPSTLIVTAIGLTLIK from the exons ATGGCTTTAGCTCCTACTTCAAAAGTTGTCCTTGGTTCAATAGCCTTTGCTATCTTCTGGGTACTAGCAGTTTTCCCAGCTGTGCCTTTTCTACCCATTGGGAGAACTGCAGGGTCCCTGCTTGGTGCCATGCTTATGGTCATATTCAAAGTTCTTAGTCCAGATCAAGCTTATGCTGCAATTGATCTCCCAATTCTTGGTCTTCTTTTTGGGACTATGGCTGTCActatttttcttgaaagagcAAACATGTTCAAGTACTTGGGGAAATTGCTCTCTTGGAAAAGTAGAGGACCAAAGGACTTACTTTGTAGAATCTGTCTCATTTCTGCTATCTCAAGTGCTTTTTTCACCAATGACACTTCTTGCATTGTGTTGACTGAATTTGTGTTGAAAATTGCAAGGCAACATAACCTCCCACCTTACCCTTTCCTTCTTGCACTTGCTACAAGTGCTAATATTGGATCCTCAGCAACCCCAATTGGGAACCCCCAGAATTTGGTTATAGCTATTCAAGGTAAAATATCATTTGGGAGGTTTCTGATAGGTATTCTTCCAGCTATGCTTGTAGGAGTTGTGGTGAATGTTGTATTTCTTATAGCCATGTATTGGAAGGTACTATCTTGTCCTAAGGATGAAGAGGATCCAGTTTCAGAAGTTGTAGTGGATGAGGAGGTTGTTTCTCATCAGTTTTCTCCAGCCAGAATGTCTCATTTTACATCCTTTAATTCTCAAGAATGCAATGGCAGTGTAGAACTTGCTAATAGTATTCAAAACTCTTCCCAAGTTCATGTTATGAGAGACCAATCAACTCCAAGTGAAAGTGAAGTTCAGATGGTTCATAGTGGCACAAAGGATTTCACAACAAACTCAAATGCATCCAAGGAAGGGACAAATGATACAAAGGAGGAAACTAATCCTTCAAAAAATGTTGCAATAGTAGTGGATAAACCTATTGAAGCACTTGTTATACTCTCTTCAGGAGAAAAGGACTATATgaacaaaaaatggaagagggtACTGTGGAAATCTTGTGTTTATGCAATCACACTAGTAATGTTGATTGCAATGCTCATTGGTTTGAATATGGCATGGACTGCAATTGCAGCTGCAATAACTTTGGTGGTTCTTGATTTCAAAGATGCAGGGCCAAGCTTAGACAAG GTCTCATATTCACTTTTGGTATTCTTCTGTGGAATGTTTATCACAGTAGAGGGCTTTAAGTCCACTGGAATTCCTAGTGCTATGTGGGACTTAATGGAGCCCTATTCTCGAATAGATCATGCTAGTGAAACAGCTATACTTGCTATAGTTATACTTGTCCTATCAAATTTGGCTTCAAACGTACCAACAG TTCTATTGCTTGGAGCAAGAGTTGCAGCCTCAGCTGCTGCAATTTCCAAAGGAGATGAGGAGAGGGCATGGCTAATCTTAGCTTGGGTTAGCACTATAGCAGGGAACTTTTCACTATTAGGATCAGCTGCCAACTTGATAGTGTGTGAACAAGCTCGTCGAGCTCCAAACCTTGGATACACATTAACCTTTTGGACTCATCTAAAAGTTGGCCTTCCTTCAACTCTTATAGTCACTGCTATTGGGTTGACACTCATAAAATGA
- the LOC100792256 gene encoding silicon efflux transporter LSI2 translates to MALALTPTVVFGSIAFAVFWVLAVFPCVPFLPIGRTAGSLLGAMFMVIFKVLNPDQAFAAIDLPILGLLFGTMVVTVFLERADMFKYLGKLLSWKSQGPKDLLCRICLISAISSAFFTNDTSCVVLTEFVLKIARQHNLPPYPFLLALASSANIGSSATPIGNPQNLVIAIQGKISFGSFLTGILPAMLVGVVVNVVILIAMYWKVLTIHKDEEDPISEVAEEEFVSHQFSPATMSHCASFNSHECNDSLEPTNGLQNPSQVHPIRNQTTPSVTEVQMVLSSTKDSTTNASKMGTNDAKEETNPSKVVAIVVDKPIEAHVMHSSQGKVDYLRKKWKRIVWKSCVYAITLIMVIAMLLGANMAWAAIAAAITLVVLDFKDAGPSIDKVSYSLLIFFCGMFITVDGFKKTGIPGALWDLMEPYSRIDHASGIAILAIVILLLSNLASNVPTVLLLGARVAASAATVSKEDEKRAWLILAWVSTIAGNFSLLGSAANLVVCEQARKAPNIGYTLTFWTHLKFGLPSTLIVTAIGLTLIK, encoded by the exons ATGGCATTGGCTCTTACTCCAACAGTTGTCTTTGGCTCAATAGCCTTTGCAGTTTTCTGGGTTCTAGCAGTTTTCCCATGTGTGCCTTTTCTACCCATTGGGAGAACTGCAGGGTCCCTACTAGGTGCAATGTTTATGGTCATATTCAAAGTTCTTAATCCAGATCAAGCTTTTGCTGCAATTGATCTCCCAATTCTTGGTCTTCTTTTTGGGACAATGGTTGTTActgtttttcttgaaagagcAGACATGTTCAAGTACTTGGGGAAATTGCTCTCTTGGAAAAGCCAAGGACCAAAGGACTTACTCTGTAGAATTTGTTTAATTTCAGCTATATCAAGTGCCTTTTTCACCAATGACACATCTTGTGTTGTATTGACTGAATTTGTGTTGAAAATAGCAAGGCAACATAACCTCCCACCTTACCCTTTCCTTCTTGCACTAGCTTCAAGTGCTAATATTGGATCCTCAGCAACCCCAATTGGGAACCCCCAGAATCTAGTTATAGCTATTCAAGGTAAAATATCATTTGGGAGCTTTCTCACTGGTATTCTTCCAGCTATGCTTGTAGGAGTTGTGGTGAATGTTGTAATTCTTATAGCCATGTATTGGAAGGTGTTAACTATTCATAAGGATGAAGAGGATCCAATTTCAGAAGTTGCTGAAGAGGAGTTTGTTTCCCATCAGTTTTCTCCAGCCACAATGTCACATTGTGCATCCTTTAATTCTCATGAATGCAATGACAGTCTAGAACCTACTAATGGTCTTCAAAACCCTTCTCAAGTACATCCTATCAGAAACCAAACAACTCCAAGTGTAACTGAAGTTCAGATGGTTCTTAGTAGCACAAAGGATTCCACAACAAATGCATCCAAGATGGGGACAAATGATGCAAAGGAGGAAACTAATCCTTCAAAAGTTGTTGCAATAGTAGTAGATAAACCTATAGAAGCACATGTTATGCACTCTTCACAAGGAAAGGTGGactatttgagaaaaaaatggaaaaggatAGTGTGGAAATCTTGTGTTTATGCAATCACGTTGATAATGGTGATTGCAATGCTTCTTGGTGCAAATATGGCATGGGCTGCAATTGCAGCTGCAATAACTTTGGTGGTTCTTGATTTCAAAGATGCAGGGCCAAGCATAGACAAG GTCTCTTATTCACTGTTGATATTCTTTTGTGGAATGTTTATCACAGTAGATGGATTCAAGAAAACTGGAATTCCAGGTGCTCTTTGGGACTTAATGGAGCCTTATTCTCGAATAGATCATGCTAGTGGAATAGCTATACTGGCTATAGTTATACTTCTTCTATCAAATTTGGCTTCAAATGTACCAACTG TTCTATTGCTTGGAGCACGAGTTGCAGCCTCAGCTGCTACTGTTTCCAAAGAAGATGAGAAGAGAGCATGGCTAATCTTGGCTTGGGTGAGCACCATAGCAGGGAACTTTTCACTATTAGGATCAGCTGCAAACTTGGTAGTGTGTGAACAAGCTCGCAAAGCTCCAAACATTGGATACACGTTAACCTTTTGGACCCACCTAAAATTTGGCCTTCCTTCCACTCTTATAGTCACTGCTATTGGGTTGACActcataaaatga